The Geoanaerobacter pelophilus nucleotide sequence ACGGTATAACCTGCTCCGTCAAGAATGGTGGTCAACAGTTCGCGGAAAACGACATCATCTTCTACAATCAGTATGGTTGCTGTCATGGTTTCTGTTCCCGAATTACTTTACTGCAGGCAATGTAACAACGAATTTCGTCCCTACATTTTCTCTGCTTGAAACGGTGATTGTGCCTCCATGTTCTTCAGCGACTTTCCGGCAGAGAGCAAGTCCAAGACCTGTACCTTTAGCCTTGCTTGTCCAGAACGGATCAAAAATGTGAGGCAACCGCTCCTGTGAAATCCCGGTTCCATTGTCCCGCACGCTGACAACAGCAGTGTCTCTGTTCTGCCGCATTGCGACAGTGACTTCCCCTCCATCAGGCATTGACTGAATACCGTTTTTTATCAGGTTCAGCAACATCTGAACGATACGGTCTTCAGTAACATTGGCTGTGATATGTTGCGGAGCATCAACTACGATGGTTACATTATGATCCGCCGCTTCCGGGCGCAGCAGTTCAACACAATCGATGATTATCTGTGTGAGGTCTGCATTTTGTTTCTCCGTATGGTCAACACGTGCAAAGGCAAGCAGATCGTTTACCAGCGCCTCCATCCTGATCGACTGTGAGACTATCTTGTCCGCATAGGTGCATGCCTGCTCGATGCTAGCAACTGTTTCAATCATTTGGGCGAATCCTTTGATGCCTGCCAGCGGGTTCCGTATTTCATGGGCCATGACGGCACCCATTTCACCAAGACGCGCCAGTTCATCCTGACGCCGCATCTCCCTTTGATGGCGCTCTTCGCGCCGTATCATATAAAACAGAAGAATGGTGCCGCCCCACAGCGCTACTGTCAGAGCCGATACAACGGTAATGCCGGTTTGTGCACGACGAATGACCTGGTCAGCGCGATAGGTGTGAAGCGCAAGAATGAGAAGATATTTGTCGCTGCCGGCGTGAATCATCGTTCGGAGGATATAGACCTCTTCGCCAGTGCCTAGTTGTTCTCTCTGTTCGGAGATACCGTCAGGTAATCTATTCTGAATAGCACCGGTATATGGATGGTCTATGAGTAAGGGGTTGGTGTGAAAGCGGACTATTCCCTGCCTGTCTATCAGAGCGAAGTATGCTATGTCGGGAGTCGTGTATCTGGCAAGCGAACGGAGTGAGGCATCGGCTACAACCAACTGCTCGATTGCTGCAGAGATGGATAGACCAGCGCCACGAAGGTTTTCGGCTGCAATCTGCGGAGACGCACGGAAGGCGGACCAGGCAAACCAGATCACCATAAGGGTGAAACAGAACGGAACACCGATTATAAGGCGGGTGTATTTGAGCATGTTCAGAAGGAGTAGACCACTGCAATCCCTCCGCCGTAATCAGGGCTGCTGTCTGCAATTCCTTGTGACAGATACAAGTCGAGAGAGGTTGTGCTGCTCAGAGACCAGAGAACCCTTTCCCTTACTTCAAGAAGAGCATCCGAGTATGTTGATGGCGCAGTGGCACCTTTGAGCATAAGCATCGGCTTAAAATAGGCTGTCAGTTGATAGCCGGCGCCTAACGTATAACTGGCATAATTCTTCAGACCGAAACCATCTGCCTTGCCTTGATAAATATAGAGAACCTCACCCAGAAAATAGGTATCACCAAACCATTTTGATGCCTCTATTCCTGCTCCGGCATCGAACTCTCCAGTTCCGAGGCCATCGGAAGAGTTGGCAGTAGGAAACTTCACAAAAAGTGACGGCCGAAGTTGAGGCAGCCATCTCTCTTCAAACAGCGCTATTAAACCAAACCGGAGAATTATGTCACCGATGCCGGAGACAGCGGAATCTGATGATCCGGAACTACCACTGCCAGTTCCGGACTGCTGCTGTATCGTTGAGCCTCCACTTCCCCCGGGACCACCTCGTGCGACTGTTTTTGCCGCAGCAGCTATTTGGTTGTTCCGGTACAGGTCGGTTGTGACGTTTGAGTTGTTCTGATAGACGAACGGGATCTCAACGCCTACATCAATGCGATCTGTCGGAAACCAAGTTACAATCAGCGGCATATAGATGCTGCGTGTGGTTGAACCGGTTTCGTACTCTCCCGAAGCGTATTCAGCGCCAAAACTTACTGAGGCGCTCTGCTGCTTGGGTGGGACGTCCGCTGCGAACACAGTAGTCACGCAGGTGAATATCATAAAACTCAGTGAGTAGAGCGTTTTCAGGTATCGTATCATCACCTTCTGCCACCTCTGAATCCGCCACCGCTGCGCATACCGCTTCCACTTTGTGGGCCACCACTCTGCTGCATGCCGTTCTGATTGCCTGAGCCGCTACGTGACCAGAGCGGAACACCTGATTCGGATCTGAGTGTCAGAGACTCTCCGCTGCTCCGGTTTTCGATGCGCTGAGCAAAGAGGTAGATTGTGCCGTCTTTCCCCTGGGCGCGTGAACCGGTGACAGTCAGTTCCTGATTGCTTGTAATTTTTATGGTCTGTCGTTCCCAGTACCACCATGGCCCCATAATGACTGTAACAGTGCCTTGTTGGGTGGCAAGAGACATCAAGGTATGATTCTGCTCACCCTTCCGTTCAGGAGGCGAAGTTACGGAACCAGTCATGGTTGTGACGGTGTTGACATCAAAGCCAGCAGTAACGTCCAGTCCGCTGACTGGGTCTTTTGTGTCACTCCACCAGAAAGCATTTGCTTCATGGGTGCAGACAGTCATGATTGCAACCATCAAAATGAGAACGAATCGCAGCATACAGGGAATCCTTTTTTGACGTACCCGGCAGGTTTGGTTCCCTGCCGGGTTTTAAGGTGCAGTTCTACGGTGTTGTTGCCGGTGTCGTGGCAGTGTTCAGGCGTGAGCCGTCTTGAAGTCCTTTGCCATTGTTGGGACGTGATGTTGCGCCGTTGGCCGTTGTACCAGTGGTCAGAAACGTGCCGTCGCGGCGCTGTGAACCAACGGGACGGGTTGCAGACGAAGAGCCGGTTCCTGCCTGTTGACTGGTGCAGGTACCATTGGACTGTCCTTTGCCGCCACCATTGCCACGGCCTGCCGCAAGGAGTTCGCCTGCACTCAATGCAATCAATAACCCGATTACTGCTGCTGTTGTTACCATACGAGTTTTCATGACTTATTTCCTCCTAAGATGTGATGTACGTATCTTCAGGAGTATCAGGGAATGTGCCAATTTCATATTTAATTGAAACTACTACGTAATTTACAAAAAGTGACTCAGGGTTTACTATTATTACATGCAGATTTTGCACTTCAGCCGGTTGCCCTGCACCTGTTGCACTATTGGCTCTGCTTACGGTTTTACACCCAGAATCTGAACAACCGATGCCAAGCCGGTATGTCCTCGTCCTTCGTGAACATCCCGTTGCAATTCTTTGGCGTGAATGAAGTCAAGCCCGGCACATTCACCCCTTAATTCATCCAGCGACATAAGCATATCCAAGGACTTTGGCCCGCCAGTTTCATTTCCGATTTGCTCCTTGCTGAACGCCTCCAATGCGAACATACCTCCAGGTTTAAGTCCTCTGACAACTGCCCGATGAAGAGTCATGCGAATTGATGAGGGGACATGGCAGTAAAATGCGATGATTCCGTCCCATTGTTCAGGTTCAATTTCAAATTCACCTAAATCGGCAAGAATAGTTTTAATGGCGACTCCACGTTCAGCAGCGAGTTCTTCAGCCTTGCGTAACCCGACTGGAGAACCGTCAACTGCCGTCACCTCATAGCCGAGTGCCGCAAGATATACGGCATTTCTTCCTTCTCCTTCAGCAAGCGAGAGAAGCCTGCCTTTCGGTATCCTGGCAACTACGGATACGAGAAAATCATTCGGCTCGGTTCCGTAGGCAAAGCCGGGTTCACTGAAGCATTCATTCCAGTTCATTTTCTATCTCCTTTTCAAATCTGCCAGAATCGAGAGAATGGGATTAGGTGCTACAGGAGGAAAAGACTGCGCATTGCGCAGCGAAGGAAGATGTGAAGTTGTATGGGTGTGCCTAAACCGTACTTAGCGTTTGCCCCACAGCGGGTCATCAGCAAACTGTTTCCATATCCGTGCTCCCGGATTCTGTTCGAAAAACTCATCCTCAGTAAATGTGTAGCGGTAGGCTGTTACATATTCAAGCAGCAATTGGTAGGCAGCGTTCACCTGGCGGATCATTTCAGATTCGTCTGTGTTACCGGTGTCCAGATGATAGCGTTTTACCAGTCCTTTGTGTCGGGCCTTGATATCATTCAATGTAGCCCGCTCACCGAGGCCCATACATCGAAGGGCTTCCTGCAGATCATTATAGGTCATGACCGCACCTTAAGTATTGTGATAACCGTACATCAAACTGTTCCAGCATTCATCTGCCATCCCCAGATTACTGTCGGAAATCCGGAGGCTCATTATGTACACGATATCCCGTAACGCCAGACCGGCGTCATCTAAATCTTTCAGCCGCCGCTGTAACATGCCGCGGAAGATGCTGAACCTGCTGAAGATGAAAAAGTTGATAATTCCTTTTTGACGTCACCAGATCCGCATGCAGGGCATTGTGTTGCATGTGATGTGTCGTATTTGAGAAGTTTTTCAAAGTGGTGACCGCATTTCGTGCACAAATATTCGAAAATCGGCATCATTGCTCCCTTCTGAATAGACATTCAAATTTTTGAATATAATAATATGCAGCGACGTCTTTGTCAACATTCCACCTCGTTAACGGTGGGTTACAACTCTTGTGTGTAGGAGTATACCTTGTTTATGGTGCATGCAAACGTCTCGGCTGGTTATGAATTATCCATAAATTCATGAAAATTTGAGTCTGTATGAAGAGGCGCTGGTGAGGACCGCCCAAATAAATGCTTGACAACTGGTATGAATATTACTACATGATTAATCAATCATATAAAAGGTGAGCATACATGAGCGACATTTCCACCTTCCGCGCCGACATCCTGAAGGCACTGGCCCAGCCGACCCGGTTGAAGATAATTGAGTTCCTGCGCGATGGCGAGCGCTGTGTCTGCGAGATATTTCCGGCCATCGGCGAGGAGCAGTCCAACACCTCCCGGCATCTGAGCATGATGCTCTCTTCAGGAGTCCTTTCGCGGCGAAAGGACGGTCTGAAGATCTACTACGCAATCAAGCATCCGGAGATTCTTGATGTAGTTGACATGGTCACGTTGATTGTTAAACAGGAGATATCGGGTCGGCACAAGGTGCTCAAAGCGTTGTAGGGTAGCACTTATGAGGATAAAAGCATGATATGAATTGACCATAGAATGGCGGCATTACGATAAAGAAGGGCAACCTCTGACCGCTAAGCCGCCACCTGCTTGTCGGTCAGAGAGGCTGTAGCAGAACTGAATAATGAACTTGCCGACAAGGGGGGCACCATCGGTTTCACGGAAACGAAACTGCCCGAAGAGCAAATGGACCAATCGAATTTGATACTGTTCAACGGAAAGTCACTGGAAGAGGTTCTAGACAATTCCGCAGCAGATGAATCCACTGCTCGTAATGCTCCTGCCTGACCGGCTCGAAAACGAGTTTCCGAATAGTCGCCTACGAAGGCCAGAGTTACGAGGAGATTCTGGAGGCACTTATCCGCAAGGCCGCTTATAAGACAATCGGACTTGCCTAAGAGTAAATTTTTTTGTCGCATTGAGTGAGTAAATAATCAAATACTCATGGAGTTTGTATGCTGAAAGGTTTCGCAGATTACATTGTTTTCAGCCTCTTTGGGATGGTGCCCGGTTCCCGTTCAGGCGAAGCGCTCGATTTCTTTATCTATGATACCCTGAAGATATTCTTGCTGCTCACCACGATCATATACGTGGTTGCCATCATCCGGACGTCCTTTCCTCCGGAGCGGACCAAACAAATCCTTTCACATAAGCGGGAGTACGTGGGCAACGTCATGGCTGCCCTGCTCGGCATTGTCACTCCGTTTTGCTCCTGTTCAGCAGTGCCACTGTTCATTGGTTTCGTTGAGTCAGGCGTTCCTCTGGGTGTGACTTTCTCCTTTCTCATCTCATCGCCAATGGTCAACGAGGTTGCACTGATAATGCTCTGGGGTCTGTTTGGCTGGAAGATAGCCCTGATATATATCGGAACCGGCCTGCTGGTTGCTATTGTCGCAGGGATTGTGATCGGTAAGTTAAAGATGGAGAAATATGTTCAGGATTACGTCTGGGAGATGCAGGTCGGCAATAGTGAGATCAAGGTCATGTCTTGGCGTGAAAAGTTCGATTACGCAAAGGGGTACACCATTGAACTGTTGAAAAAAATCTGGCCGTATGTGGTTGTCGGAGTTGGCATCGGTGCCTTCATCCACGGCTATGTGCCGCAGGACTTCCTTGCCAAATGGGCTGGTCGTGATAATCCGTTTGCCGTGCCGGTAGCAGTTGCTCTTGGGGTGCCGCTCTACAGTAATGCTGCCGGTGTTATACCCATTGTGCAGGCGCTGACTGCCAAGGGTATGGCTATCGGCACCGTGCTGGCATTTATGATGGCGGTTACAGCGCTATCATTGCCTGAGGCTGTCATACTCAGCAATGTGCTGAAGAAACCTCTGCTGGCAACGTTCTTCGGTATCGTGGCTACGGCAATCATCATCGTCGGGTATCTGTTCAATGCAATTCTATAAAGGACACAAGCAGGCATGAAAGATCGAAACTATAGATTTGCAAGTATGCTGGCCCTGTTTACGATTTTCTATAATCTGGCAGAAGGGGGTGTTTCGATATCGCTTGGGGTTGCAGATGAAACCCTGGCACTGTTCGGCTTTGGCGTGGATTCCTTCATTGAAGTGATTTCTGCAATCGGTGTCTGGCATATGCTGCGTAGGATCCGGGCCAACGGTAATGAGAGCAGGGACGAATTCGAGCAGCGTGCACTGCGTATCACCGGCGCCGCCTTCTACGTTCTGACAATCGGTTTGATTCTGACGGCAGCGCTCAACCTCTATCAGCAGCACAAGCCTGAGACAACAATATGGGGAATCGTTGTCTCACTTGTCTCGGTCTCTTTCATGTGGGTTCTGATTCATCAGAAGACCAAAGTCGGTATGCTGTTGAACTCACCTGCCATACTGGCTGATGCAGCATGTTCACGAGCGTGTCTCTACCTGTCAGTTGTATTAATGATATCAAGTGTTGGCTATGAGTTGACTGGAATTGGCAGTCTGGACGCAATCGGAGCGGTATTAATTGCATGTCTGACTTTCAAAGAAGGGAAGGAATCATTTGCCAAGGCAAAAGGGATGAACTGTTCATGCAGTTGTGCATGCAGTTCGAAAAAGGAAATATCTGAGTGAGGGTCGAGTATAATGAGAATATAAGATGGTCTGCAGGTACAGCAACGTCAGAAAGCGCACTATCTATACATCCATACATGATGGTGCCGCAACATAGATGCAATAAGACGAACTACCGGTGCCTTCACGCTTGGGTGCTATAAAGAGTTGAGCCCCAGAGGGCGCTGCTGTTCAATGGAAATAAAACAACTGATAAAAACATTATCAATATCCACGGAGACCCGATGAGACATACGGTTACTATGATCGTTCTGTTATTACTTGCCGTACTTCTGCAATCACACGTTGCATCCGCGTCAGAGTCAGAATTTGAGGCGTTTCTCGGTCGTTTCGATTACGAACTGCGCGATGATATGAAAATCGATAGCAAGGGGCTGCTACCGCTCCTTCTAAACGGTAAGGCTGTGCTTGTTGACGTGCGGTTCAAGGAGGAGGTTGCCGCCTGGCGCACCGGTTTCGGGCAAAATATCCCGCTGAACGATTTGCCTAAAAGAATCAATGATCTACCAAAAGACAAGATCATAGTGGTTGCCTGCCCGCACAAGGATCGCTCAGCCATCGCAATGGCATATCTGCGAAGCAAAGGATATAACGCAAAATATCTCACTGATGGTCTGCTCGGACTTGCCGAACAGTTACGAGGCGAGCGGGCGAAGGACTTTATGGGTGCTCTCGAACGGCAAACCAAAGTCGACAAGTCAAATACAGGCAAAGGAGATGGACAATGAAAATCGAAGTACTCGGAACCGGCTGCGCCAAGTGCACTACGCTTTATGACAACGTGAAGTCCGCACTCAAAGAGGTTGGAAAAGAAGCAGAAGTGGTTAAGGTGCAGGACATCCCGTCCATCATGAAGTACGGCGTGATGAGCACTCCTGCGCTGGTGATTGACGGGAAAGTCGCGTTTTCCGGAAAGGCACCTGGTGTGGCGGAACTCAAAGGGTTTTTGTGATGCGATGGATACTGATGCCCCTGGCAGCAGTCCTGTTGAATATAAATGGCTCCCATCAAGGTTCTTGACAGATCATTACCTGCACTGCATTGAGCAGAACTGAATTTATAATCAGGAGGTTTCCATGTTGAAGATGATTGTATTTCACACCGGAAGTAGTGGTTGAACGAGTTGCGCTATGGCCACAGGTGTGGCCAATAGAATGAAGGCTCACTTCGGTGAGGCGATTGACCTGGAGATACATCTGATTGATTCAGCGGATGCTGCCAACTATGTACTGAGAGGAGCCACGACCGTTTTTCTCGACGGCACATGGGTTCCCTTGGATATCGCCACATCGGCTGGCAGAATGCAGGAATATATTGAACAGGCAATTATCGACTGGACACACTGATCGTATCTTGGACTTAAATGAATGACGACAAGGTCATAGAACATTTCAAAAATGCCGATACCTCTGTATTTGCAGAGTTAGTCCTTAAATATCAGGACAGGATTTATAACCTGTGCCGTTATATGCTGGAAAACCCTCAGGACGCCGAGGATGCCGCACAGGATACCTTCATAAAAGCATATCAGGGTCTCAAGAACTACTCCCCGACCGCATCATTTTACACATGGTTGTACCGTATCGCAGTCAACACCTGCATCGACCACAAAAGAAAATTCTCCCTTCAATCCCTATTTTTCTCTGACAACAAAGATAATCACATTGAACGTTTCCCCTCACAGGCTCCCACACCCGAATCAGCCTACGCCACCAAACAGTCAATGCATGCCTTACAAGCTGCCTTGAATAATCTCTCCGCAAAATTACGGGTAGTTGTCGTACTGAATGAACTGGAAGGGCTTTCCTACGAAGAGATCGCCGAAATCCTAGATGTCTCTATCGGTACTGTAAAATCAAGGATTTCCCGTGCGCGGGAAGATTTGCAAAAGAATATGAAAAAAGTACGGAACAAATAACAACATGGATCGTTAAATTGAATGAGGGTGTCATGAAATGCTCAAAAGCCGGTAAATATCTGTGGTCCTATATTGATAACGAGTTGGGTGCTCAAGACGTCGACCTGCTCGAATCGCATCTAAATCACTGCGAGCAATGCACAGGGCAACTGGAACAGATTCGTCACCTTCGAGGAATGTTCAATCAGGCCCAGCGATTTACCGCCCCATCAGCATTAAAGGCAAGGATCATGGAGAAGGTAAACGAGGCACCAGTGAAGGGGTTCTCGTTATTTCCAATATTCATCCGGTTTGCCGAAGTTGGCGTCTTCGTGCTGACCATATCAGCCGGGATCATGTCGGGCGGCATGCTGATCAGTTCTTTTGCTCTTCATCACAGGGGAGAAGCGATTATCTCATCTCTTTCTCTTGATACTTTCGAGGCTTTACCGCCTGACTCTTTAGGGCGGGCGTATCTTGCCATGACGGAGGAGAGACGATGAGGATCAGTTTCCTGAAAATTGCCCTAGCAGTTTCAATGATATTCAATCTCTCCGTTCTCGCAACGGCTGGTTATTTCTATTACACGAAGAACGCTTACTGGGTCTCCCCTTTCGGCGCTAAAATGCGCAAAGACAAATTCCTGTTTGAACAACTCTCGTTACAGCCGGGCCAGGTAAAGAAGATGCGCGAGAAAGCGCTGCCTTTTCGTGCCCAGATTGACCGTAAACGACAGGAGGTCGTAGCAAAAAGAAATCACCTCTTCAATCTCATGCGTGCTGATGTCACAGACGGTCAGGCTATCAAGGCAGCCTTGGCAGATATAAGCAAGAATCAGGCAGAGATCGAAGGAATGGTGATTGACCATATTCTTCAGGAAAAGGCGACACTCGATGCTAACCAGCAGCAGAAGTTTCTCGACTTGATTCAGAAGAACATGACACAGGAACGGATGGTTTGTCCCCCGGTGGGGCGGAATTAGCACAAAAGAGTTCTCTTCTGGGAATGGCCCGGTAAATCAATACGGTAAAACATATCGCGAGAGTGGGAACATATGAGAGCAACAATTATCGTCATAGCAATATCTGTCCTGATAGCCGTACGCGGCTACGCTGCGGAAACGCTCAGCCTTGATGAAGCCCTGACAACTGCGTTGAAAAAACATCCCCAGATTGTCGAAGCAAGGGAGAACGTGCACAGCGCCGAGGCGAAAGCCGGCCAGGCATTCGCCAATTACTACCCCCAGATCAGCATCGCCGGTGACTGGAACAAAGGGGACTCGTATTTTCCGGCCCAGGAAATGATCAAAGCAACAGAAGTGAACATCGGCGGCCTGTATCTGAAGCAGACCATCTATGATTTCGGTCGCACAGCCGGCGCCGTCGATGCGGCCCGCAGCAATCGCGAGGCCGCCGAAAAAGCCCTGATAGTAACCCGGCAGGACTTGGCGCTGCGTGTCAAGAACGCCTTCTATCTGGTTCTGGCAACCGAAAAGCAGGTCATAGCCGTCAGGGAAACCGTAAAGGCCCGGGAGGATGTGTGCCGGCAGGCACAGGAGTTTTTCAAGGAAGGAATCAGGGCAAAAGTGGATGTCGCACGTGCCGAGGCAAACCTGTATACCGCCAGGACCTCCCTTATCCGTGCTGAAAACAATCGGGAGATAGCCCGGGTCGAACTTGCCAATGCCATGGGGATAGCATCCCTTGGAGAACGTACCCTGGTTGAGCCTTCAGCCTCTTCGACTCCTTTGCCTGAGCGAACTCTGTCCCAACAGGATGCGCTGCGGTTACGGGCAGAACTGCAACAAATGGCAGCCCTTAAAATGTCCGCAACCGCAAACCTGAAAACTGCCAAGAGCACCTATCTCCCTGTCATATCGGGCACGGCCAGTGCCGGCTATGCTGATCGGGACTTCCCGCCTGACGGAAAGGTGTGGGGCGTAGGGTTGAATCTGACCATGCCGCTCTTTTCAGGGTTCTCGTCTGATGAGCAGGTGCGTGAAGCCAACGCAAACATCAATGCCCTTGAAGCCAGACAGAACAACCTCAAACTGCAGATCACCAGGGAAGTCGAATCCGCCTGGCTCGGCGTTAACGAGGCGTCCGCCCGCATACTCTCAACCGATAAGGAAGTTGTCGCAGCCAATGAAAGCAAAGCACTGGCTGAAGGGCGTTATCACGAAGGGGTCGGCAGCATCATCGAAGTGACCGATGCCCAGTCCCAGGCACTTGATGCGCAAACTGCCCGCATACAGGCCCAATATGACTATTACACCGCTCTCTGCCGACTTGACCGGGCAACCGGGAAATAGAGGCGTTGCCGCTACCAAGGAGTGATCAATGGAACTGCTGAAAACCCTGTCACGGAAGAAAAAGTATCTGATCTGGCCAGTAGTGCTCATCGCTCTCGGCATTGCGCTCAAGATGACCGTATTGGCCCCGCAGTCAGTAAAAATCGTCACGATTGAAAAACGTGACCTAACCGCCCAGGTCTATGGCAACGGTACAGTCGAGGCCAAGGTTGTGGTCGGCATTTCCAGCAAGATCACCGGTCGAATCGTTGAGTTGTACGCCGATCAAGGTGACATGGTGAAGCGGGGCCAACTTCTCGCCAAACTGGAAAACGAAGATTTCCGCCACCAGGAGCAGCAGTCCGAGGCCGGCCTTAACCGGTCAGCGGCCTCCTTAAGTGCGGAACAGGCCAATCTTCAAAAGGCCAGGACCAACCTGGTCCTGGCTGAAAAAAACGCTCAACGATTCAAGGCACTGGCCGAAAAAAACCTGGTCTCCAAACTGGAGGCTGAACAGTATGATACCGCCTGCCAGGTGGCTAGGGAAGAGGTCGCCCGCAGCACGGCTGCCGTAGAGGCTGTGAAGATGGAACAGCGCGCTAACAGCGCCGGAGTCGGTTTCGCTAAAAGTAAAGTGGCGGACACTCTTATCTATGCCCCCCAGGATGGCATCATCATCACCCGAGACCTGGAAAAGGGTGCAACTGTTTCTCCGGGGATGTCGGTCTTCACCCTGGCTGATCCTCGTACCATCTGGGTCAAGGCTAACGTTGACGAATCGCAGTTGAAAGGGGTTAACGTCGGCAAAAAGGCAATAATCACCCTTCGTTCCTCGCCCGGCGATCAACTCCCCGGGCAGGTTGCCAGGCTGGGTCGTCAGAGCGATCGGGTAACCGAAGAACTCGAAGTCGATGTAGCCTTCAATGAGCCGCTGAAAAACTTTCGCCTGGGTGAGCAGTCCGATGTCTACATCGTTACCGGGACGAAGAAAGATGCCCCGTCACTCCCCTCTGCTGCCATTGTCACGAAGGACAAAAAGCGTGGCGTGTGGCTGGTGAACGGTGGCAAACTCGCATTCAGGGAAGTAACTCCCGGTATCATGGATAAGCGCAACGTTACCGAAATCGTTACCGGTCTCGATGGTGGCGAACAGGTTGCAATGGCCCCTCCTCCTGAAATGGCAAAATTCCAGGCAGGCATGAAGGTAAGGGGAGGTAAATGAATCTCGCCATACGGGACATACGCTATCACCGGGGCAGGTTCATCCTGACGTCCATCGGCCTTGGGCTTCTCCTTGGCGTGGTTATGAGCATGGGTGGCATCT carries:
- a CDS encoding TolC family protein, with the protein product MRATIIVIAISVLIAVRGYAAETLSLDEALTTALKKHPQIVEARENVHSAEAKAGQAFANYYPQISIAGDWNKGDSYFPAQEMIKATEVNIGGLYLKQTIYDFGRTAGAVDAARSNREAAEKALIVTRQDLALRVKNAFYLVLATEKQVIAVRETVKAREDVCRQAQEFFKEGIRAKVDVARAEANLYTARTSLIRAENNREIARVELANAMGIASLGERTLVEPSASSTPLPERTLSQQDALRLRAELQQMAALKMSATANLKTAKSTYLPVISGTASAGYADRDFPPDGKVWGVGLNLTMPLFSGFSSDEQVREANANINALEARQNNLKLQITREVESAWLGVNEASARILSTDKEVVAANESKALAEGRYHEGVGSIIEVTDAQSQALDAQTARIQAQYDYYTALCRLDRATGK
- a CDS encoding efflux RND transporter periplasmic adaptor subunit is translated as MELLKTLSRKKKYLIWPVVLIALGIALKMTVLAPQSVKIVTIEKRDLTAQVYGNGTVEAKVVVGISSKITGRIVELYADQGDMVKRGQLLAKLENEDFRHQEQQSEAGLNRSAASLSAEQANLQKARTNLVLAEKNAQRFKALAEKNLVSKLEAEQYDTACQVAREEVARSTAAVEAVKMEQRANSAGVGFAKSKVADTLIYAPQDGIIITRDLEKGATVSPGMSVFTLADPRTIWVKANVDESQLKGVNVGKKAIITLRSSPGDQLPGQVARLGRQSDRVTEELEVDVAFNEPLKNFRLGEQSDVYIVTGTKKDAPSLPSAAIVTKDKKRGVWLVNGGKLAFREVTPGIMDKRNVTEIVTGLDGGEQVAMAPPPEMAKFQAGMKVRGGK